One genomic window of Deinococcus sp. Leaf326 includes the following:
- a CDS encoding ATP-grasp domain-containing protein, translating into MVGGKGTVQAALALQGHAPPQHLTLPEELWPYAGRKCWRTTPDALRAGGNFPVFVKPYMREKVFAGQVLESVEDLDELMVPRPGFPPVTTDFDILAQRPVTFLSEWKSYVMRGQTVGISHQKGDPLLFPDPQVIRDVQATYQNAPAGHGADYGVLDNGKTVLVEINDGYALGQGGLHAMVYAELLLARWDELTAQ; encoded by the coding sequence GTGGTAGGGGGTAAAGGCACGGTCCAAGCTGCACTCGCTCTTCAGGGACATGCGCCGCCCCAGCACTTGACGCTGCCCGAAGAACTTTGGCCGTATGCGGGACGCAAATGCTGGCGCACCACTCCAGATGCACTTCGGGCAGGAGGGAACTTTCCTGTCTTTGTGAAGCCATACATGAGGGAAAAGGTGTTTGCCGGTCAAGTTCTTGAGAGCGTTGAAGATCTGGACGAATTGATGGTCCCACGTCCCGGCTTTCCACCCGTCACCACAGATTTTGACATCCTGGCACAGAGGCCAGTGACGTTTTTGAGCGAGTGGAAAAGCTACGTTATGCGGGGTCAGACCGTTGGAATCAGTCACCAAAAGGGCGATCCTCTGCTTTTCCCGGATCCCCAGGTGATTCGGGACGTTCAAGCTACGTACCAGAATGCGCCAGCTGGGCACGGTGCAGACTATGGGGTGTTAGACAATGGGAAGACCGTCTTGGTGGAAATCAACGATGGTTACGCCCTTGGCCAGGGCGGCTTACACGCAATGGTCTACGCTGAGTTGCTGCTGGCCCGCTGGGATGAACTGACCGCTCAG